In Labeo rohita strain BAU-BD-2019 chromosome 16, IGBB_LRoh.1.0, whole genome shotgun sequence, one DNA window encodes the following:
- the si:dkey-79d12.4 gene encoding zinc finger protein 628 produces the protein MEILLFEEVERGASAKIQRSYNILSTSLQGLSDSSDEDDCMAPFKSEDGSVCCVCGDTVPILNKLIEHFKTHTDEVYCHLCRTKFERVMSLALHLKNAHPQQSFMCEKCGAFFKCTWHLNGHIEKHRKDAIQVKPVEIDIKETTKHTDMTKTTMGDHSHCASEQAATTETCNAIQNCTNDDTNSTNQAIAIKTETESLPIIDKQNDTFSFSSCPLSQEQEHPSFRLKEENDNKHRLGESTTCEVAAEEEVGLVENDESTDTEDDGNPDSLPPGDTPYVPEEDFCSDLEDSDSRSSSYDHHRNKKRQKKQTPDRKSPANTNPESVNITEKFGFQSDSPFCCYGKFANLEKHMDDCRNKLRLACCLCNMACENEELLLKHMTEKHPTAGYICAYCYNVFSQQDSFKNHVCLRRPTGGMNLPATPVTQLPVVPLSDSSSQVKPSAPALFANQNTIKVIKITQTMNKGSTAPDPPPAGSAKALTVLQASPLVPAKVSDLVPQVVAMPQTLIRPRFPQSSSVARPNVPLHIPSVAQPLMPNPARMTLRIPTASNLPLRTQVPVYKPSVARPLMPNLARVALRMPTPSNPPLPSQVPVYIPSVARPLMSNLARMTLRIPTPSNPPFPTQVVVSFSPTVNVSAPILVSANRPVLRQAPPANIRPVNVPVMTSVACPTLVSALVGTNQPQVPPAQVQAPLQIVAMYVNRSRELAPQKRLEQSWRFKTILPCRHCGAISRQPSLRVRHRYLHRGSRLYRCQCGRSFQRQLHLLRHQVQHAESVRFVCVRCGDTFEGAHKLSCHRQKHRKGMRCAKTKCKAAFNCSCGQMFTRPSALLWHMLKNSKILKRTRKNSV, from the exons ATGGAAATCTTACTATTTGAGGAGGTGGAGCGTGGTGCTAGTGCCAAAATACAG CGCTCTTACAACATCCTCTCTACATCTCTACAAGGTCTCTCCGACTCCAGCGATGAGGATGACTGCATGGCGCCATTTAAAAGTGAGGACGGCTCTGTGTGCTGTGTTTGTGGAGACACCGTCCCTATCCTGAATAAACTGATAGAGCATTTTAAGACGCACACAGACGAGGTGTATTGCCACCTGTGTCGGACAAAGTTTGAACGCGTGATGTCGCTGGCGTTACACTTAAAAAATGCCCACCCACAGCAAAGTTTCATGTGTGAAAAGTGCGGCGCTTTCTTTAAGTGCACATGGCATCTGAATGGACATATAGAAAAGCATCGGAAAGATGCAATACAGGTAAAACCTGTGGAAATCGACATCAAAGAGACCACAAAACACACTGATATGACAAAAACAACCATGGGGGATCATTCACATTGTGCCTCGGAACAAGCAGCTACAACTGAGACTTGCAATGCCATCCAGAATTGCACCAACGATGATACAAACTCCACAAATCAAGCCATAGCCATCAAAACAGAAACGGAGAGTTTGCCTATTATTGATAAACAAAACGACACCTTCAGCTTTTCGTCATGCCCCTTGAGTCAAGAGCAAGAGCACCCAAGCTTTAGACTGAAGGAAGAGAATGACAATAAACATAGGCTTGGAGAAAGTACAACATGTGAGGTGGCTGCAGAGGAGGAAGTTGGACTGGTAGAGAATGATGAAAGTACAGACACTGAAGATGACGGAAATCCTGACTCATTACCCCCTGGTGACACGCCGTACGTCCCGGAAGAGGACTTCTGCTCAGATCTTGAAGACAGTGACTCAAGAAGCAGCTCCTACGACCATCACCGAAacaaaaagagacagaaaaaacaGACTCCTGACAGGAAAAGCCCTGCAAATACAAATCCAGAATCAGTCAACATTACAGAGAAATTTGGGTTTCAATCCGATTCTCCTTTTTGCTGCTATGGCAAATTCGCAAATTTGGAGAAGCACATGGACGATTGCAGGAACAAACTGAGGTTAGCTTGTTGCCTGTGCAACATGGCATGTGAGAATGAAGAGTTGCTGCTGAAGCACATGACCGAAAAACACCCCACAGCTGGGTATATCTGTGCATACTGCTACAATGTTTTCTCTCAACAGGATAGTTTCAAAAATCACGTGTGTTTGAGAAGACCAACAGGTGGCATGAACTTGCCGGCCACCCCGGTAACCCAGTTACCTGTCGTGCCTTTATCTGACAGCAGCAGTCAAGTAAAACCTTCTGCCCCTGCTTTGTTCGCCAATCAAAACACCATTAAGGTTATCAAAATAACACAGACCATGAACAAAGGTTCCACCGCCCCTGATCCTCCACCTGCAGGATCAGCCAAAGCTTTGACGGTACTTCAGGCATCTCCTTTGGTTCCTGCTAAGGTGAGTGACTTGGTTCCACAAGTTGTGGCTATGCCACAAACTCTAATCAGGCCCCGTTTCCCGCAGAGTTCTTCTGTTGCTCGACCGAATGTTCCTCTCCATATACCTTCAGTTGCGCAGCCCTTGATGCCAAATCCGGCCAGGATGACTCTTCGTATCCCTACCGCTTCCAATCTACCTCTTAGAACTCAAGTTCCTGTCTATAAACCTTCGGTTGCACGGCCCTTGATGCCGAACCTGGCCAGAGTGGCTCTTCGTATGCCTACCCCTTCAAATCCACCTCTGCCAAGTCAAGTTCCTGTCTATATACCTTCGGTTGCACGGCCCTTGATGTCGAATCTGGCCAGGATGACTCTTCGTATCCCTACCCCTTCCAATCCACCTTTTCCAACTCAAGTCGTTGTATCCTTCTCACCCACTGTGAACGTCTCTGCACCCATTCTAGTATCAGCCAACAGGCCTGTTCTGAGACAAGCGCCTCCGGCTAATATTAGACCTGTAAACGTCCCAGTGATGACCTCGGTCGCTTGTCCCACCCTGGTCAGCGCTCTTGTTGGGACCAACCAGCCACAGGTCCCTCCTGCCCAGGTTCAGGCTCCGTTGCAAATAGTGGCCATGTATGTGAACCGAAGCAGGGAGTTGGCTCCGCAGAAGCGTCTCGAGCAGAGCTGGCGCTTCAAGACCATCTTACCCTGCCGTCACTGCGGCGCCATCTCCAGACAGCCGTCACTGAGGGTGCGCCATCGCTACTTACACCGCGGGTCAAGGTTGTACAGATGCCAGTGTGGAAGGTCATTCCAAAGGCAGCTGCATTTACTGAGACATCAGGTTCAGCATGCGGAGTCAGTCCGATTTGTTTGCGTGCGGTGCGGGGATACATTCGAAGGGGCGCATAAGCTGAGCTGTCACAGGCAGAAGCATAGAAAAGGCATGCGGTGTGCGAAGACAAAATGCAAGGCGGCTTTTAACTGTAGCTGTGGACAGATGTTTACAAGGCCGTCTGCACTGTTGTGGCATATGCTTAAAAACTCAAAAATTTTGAAACGTACTCGAAAAAACtctgtttga
- the LOC127177892 gene encoding urokinase plasminogen activator surface receptor, producing the protein MALHITLLLTTVFFSKALTLRCYGCITDSTGSCTQTVTCPSRCGATTTNIYVDGRKVGNSSARSCADPVLCVTGSMNSGQSKVTLNSQCCTTDSCNSVNAPDLPQKPLNGKKCFTCNATTDCTRTLACEGDETQCFVTTADVDGKKVTTKGCSSKLLCGNGTLALGLPVQSYGFGTYMKCCEGNLCNGAQSLRVFFLMLVPLLSLLVF; encoded by the exons ATGGCGCTGCACATTACTCTGCTTCTCACCactgtttttttctccaaag CACTGACTCTGAGGTGTTACGGATGTATAACAGATTCAACTGGATCATGCACACAAACTGTAACCTGTCCATCTCGTTGTGGCGCCACGACCACAAACATATACGTAG ATGGCAGAAAAGTGGGCAACAGCAGTGCAAGGTCTTGCGCAGATCCTGTTTTGTGTGTTACTGGGAGCATGAATTCTGGACAAAGCAAAGTGACTCTCAACTCCCAATGCTGTACTACAGATTCATGCAACAGTGTAAATGCACCAG ATTTGCCACAAAAGCCTCTTAACGGGAAGAAATGTTTCACCTGCAATGCCACTACAGACTGCACACGTACACTGGCTTGTGAGGGTGATGAGACTCAGTGCTTTGTTACAACAG CTGATGTCGATGGCAAGAAGGTGACCACGAAAGGATGTTCAAGCAAGCTGCTGTGTGGGAACGGGACGCTGGCACTGGGATTACCTGTACAGTCCTATGGCTTTGGTACTTACATGAAATGTTGTGAGGGAAACCTGTGTAATGGTGCTCAGAGCTTGAGAGTTTTTTTCCTGATGCTGGTACCACTTCTCTCTCTATTAGTCTTCTGA
- the negaly6 gene encoding neuromast-expressed gpi-anchored lymphocyte antigen 6 — protein MAQPLLCILMSTLFYKVSSLTCYQCIPETSIKCTETKVECPVGQCGTMRTTSYMGNNTLADMIMKNCSATHQCTTATANFGITKLVISNQCCNTNLCNTQTEIELPKIIPNGMHCYTCNGEDCATTLPCVDKEDHCIKATVSSDGQMLTMRGCATESFCRGDLSTQIGQSSIAADQSCCKGHLCNGAQTATASRFFQLGILIYVILQTTL, from the exons ATGGCACAGCCTCTCCTCTGTATTCTCATGAGTACACTTTTCTACAAAG TCAGTTCCTTAACCTGCTATCAGTGCATTCCTGAGACATCAATTAAATGCACTGAAACTAAAGTGGAGTGTCCTGTTGGTCAGTGTGGGACTATGAGAACCACATCTTATATGG GAAACAACACATTGGCTGACATGATTATGAAGAACTGCTCTGCAACTCATCAATGCACAACTGCAACGGCAAACTTCGGAATTACGAAATTAGTCATCAGTAATCAATGCTGCAATACTAACCTGTGCAACACCCAGACTGAAATAG AATTACCCAAAATCATCCCAAACGGAATGCACTGCTATACTTGCAATGGAGAAGATTGTGCAACAACTTTACCTTGTGTTGATAAGGAAGATCATTGTATCAAGGCAACTG TCAGTAGTGATGGCCAGATGTTGACAATGAGAGGATGTGCGACTGAAAGTTTTTGCAGGGGTGATTTGTCCACTCAGATCGGCCAGTCCAGCATAGCGGCGGACCAGAGCTGCTGTAAAGGACATCTCTGTAACGGCGCTCAAACCGCCACTGCGAGCCGCTTCTTTCAGCTGGGGATTCTGATCTACGTAATACTGCAGACGACACTTTAA